From the genome of Hathewaya histolytica, one region includes:
- a CDS encoding DUF5071 domain-containing protein, whose protein sequence is MDSNILLNLSWNLSLDIQEEAICNIASIIDLNPKELLQPGSKEYWQNAAKVLFKLGYPKIREVIPGLLRWLQDINWPGSNIVMEVLGTIPKHVFIPYLEDAVIESLSEDDDIWIEGLSYFLEQFDLKESNFTSKEVYLALVKGSEFWK, encoded by the coding sequence ATGGATAGTAATATATTATTAAATTTAAGTTGGAATCTTAGTTTGGATATTCAGGAGGAAGCTATTTGTAACATTGCTTCAATAATAGACTTAAATCCAAAGGAATTATTACAACCAGGCAGTAAAGAATATTGGCAAAATGCAGCAAAGGTTTTATTTAAATTGGGTTATCCTAAAATAAGAGAAGTAATACCAGGATTATTAAGATGGTTACAGGATATTAACTGGCCTGGTTCAAATATAGTGATGGAAGTTTTGGGGACAATACCTAAACATGTATTTATTCCATACTTAGAGGATGCTGTTATAGAATCCTTAAGTGAGGATGATGATATATGGATAGAGGGTTTGTCATATTTTTTAGAACAGTTTGATTTAAAAGAGAGTAACTTTACATCGAAGGAGGTATATTTAGCTTTGGTGAAAGGGAGTGAGTTTTGGAAATAG